The genomic segment TCAGCTAAAGCATATGTAAAACTTGTGCGGATGACTTACATTCTTTATGATTCTTGAGCATAACTGACTTGCATGCGATCCCTTTGTTGAACTGTACTGGGTGTAGGACGTTTTGTACCTGCCATAAGGAACATTTTGAAATCCACGTAGTGTTCAAAATCAGCAAATGACCATTTTCTGTTCTATAAACTTGACGTGCTTCTGTCTTTCCAGAATGGAGGCTCTTTGTTCCTAACTTGTTGCAATATTGTGAGGTAATCTTTTTGCAAATTTAGTTGCTTATTGAGATGCCGTTAGCCTTCTGGGTGGATTCGCTAATTACTGGCATTGTTTTTGTAGGCGTCCTGTGTGTACTGGAGACTGGTGTAATGAGAATAGAACTAAATGATGTGTAGTAATTTGGTTTTAAGCTTGAAATATACAGTAAATAGTACGTTTCTAAGTAGTTAACAGTACTAATGTCAACTACTCTAGGATTGGCTTTTTTAACCTATTCAATGTTAATACTGAAAGGGTTGATCTGACTACTGAATGCGCTACTTGGCTGCAGGTGCTATATGAATTCATCAGACTTACAAATATCATTTGCAAGCACCAAAAGAGTCAATATTATAAGTAGAGACTGTATTGTTGTTATTAGTCCTTCAGCAAAGGACATATAAGTAAGCCTTACTTTGAATAGTTCTTACATATCTAAACTTGCACTAATGTAGCTAGGATGTATACTGTTATCTATAGACTACTTAATACCTACTTTAATCTAATTGTTATTACGTCAATTTTAATATAGTACTTGGAATGTATAAGGTGGTCGGAATTTGGCGGATCGCTGTGTCAACCCATTCAAATACAACCCCCAAGTCGACGTACATGATAGATCACTACTATCGTTAGCCAGCAGCTGACAGGCCCATAGAAAGATAAAGGGTTAAATAGATGGATTAATAAGTACCTTTCACCTCAGTTGACCCAACTTTAGGCTGAAAGTCGGCAGGAATGTAACAAGAGAACACCATAATTATTCCACCCATCCTCTTTATTTTCGCTCCCAGTTTCCGCCTTTCTCTTATTCCTACCATCTTCCCATTTTGCCATCCCTAGGTTGCATTATAAGTGGGAAACACTCTAACGTTAGAAACATTAGTGTAAGGTTATAATAGTAACTATTGTTGGAATAACACAATCACATGACTGTACGACATCGACGACTCAGGGAACAGAGTGCACAGACTGGGTCGTGTTGCACTCGTTCATGTACAGGTGAATCACCACTTGGCTCGGCCCGAATGACTCAAGTCCGGACAAAACAGTATATCTGTCTCGTACGACGCCCAGATCTTGTAGTTAAAAAGGACAGTCACAGATTTCCAATATTTGGTTCACCCTACATCTCGAAAGTATATGCGTGCACGTATAAAGTCCATTCAACAATTATATAAATGATAAATATTTAGTTTTATGTGTAGTTTATGACAAAAACCTCCTGGCAGGCTGTTGCAGTCTTACAGGTGTGATGGTCTGAGCGACGGCCGGGCTGAAGGTTATGGATAGGCGTGTAACACTAAATGTTATAAAACtttattaatactttaataagaaACTACTTATAAAACTTTACTCCTAGCTTTTAAGCTCTAATTATACTATACTTAGTTATAGTTATAGTTTATAATTAGAAAAACTGTATAAGTAGTAGTGTATAGTATTCTTAGTCTTCAATACTTTTACAAGACTTTGTAACTATAAGTGCTGTATAGTGTACCTATAAAGTAGCAAGGGCAGAGGTGGCCGGAAAGGGGATATGTTGACTTATTACGTAAAGCAGCTATTGGGTGAGTGGATGATGTGACTTAAATGGCAATCGAAGCTTGGCAAACTGTAGACTTACATAACTATTGATGTCCTATTCAACGTAATACATATGCTTTGGCTTGGGTCTAGTATGGAAGCATTGTCATGAGTGGTACAGAATACTTATCGATGATATCTGTACACTCGAAAACAAAGAAATAAAGACTTCACTGGATCTGGCGCTTTGAGATCAGAAAATTATCGATCAGCAGTATTCTTCGCAATGAGTACTGTCGACGTAGGGCCTGTTGTACAGTAAGAACCGCTCTTTCCAAGAACTATGGTGATCATGGTAACTAGATGATGTAGGAACGTCGTCGTGACGGCCACAACGGGATGCCGGCTAGACCTGCAGTTGATATCGACGCACGCACGAAACGCGGAGTATAACCCAAAGGTATCACCTCAAGCGTCTACACTGCAGGCAACCGTTTGGGAGCTGAACATCCGCAGAGATTCGCGGCCGTCATCATGAGAATTCGGGAGCCAAAAACGACAGCGTTGATCTTTGCTTCTGGCAAGATGGTCGTGACTGGAGCCAAGGCGCAGTGTGATGCTAGGACAGCTTGTAGAAAGTTCAGTCGGATTCTGCAAAAACTAGGATTTCCGACAGAAATTGCAGACGTCAAAATCCAGAACATCGTCTCTTCGTTCGATTGCAAGTTCCCGATCCGATTGGAAGGTATTGCCGTGGCCAAGTTCGGATCGGTTTCGTACGAGCCTGAACTCTTTCCAGGCCTCGTATACCGACTGCAGGTGCCCAAAGTCGTCGTCCTGATGTTCGCAAGTGGCAAGGTCGTGCTGACCGGCGCTAAATCAAAAGAAGATATTTCCGGAGCGTTCGATGCGATACGACCGTGGCTGCAAAGTATGTTGCTCGTTGTCTGTGCACCAAGATGGAAACTAATCGAGCACGACAGGTTTCAGGGTTATCCATGATAAGCCGATAGGCCTACAAAAGGGACACGGACATGGGTCACAGTAGAGGGCCGGACCGCAAGTCTCCCAGCTGGCGTTTTGCAATTTCGTTTTCTGCAGGATGCGCAAGTTGTATATTTATGGTGTCGAGTGCACAGTTCGACCGTACAGGTGGAGGTCAGACGAGTGCCCAATGTTCTTATGAACTGTTTAGATGAAGCTGGATGCCATATTCGTATTGCGACAAAACCAGCACAATCATGCGGCGGTTTCGATGCCAGTGATGTTGGGTAGAAACAATGACAGATAGTTATTTTGGCGACGTATGGTTCGGAAAATACTGCGAAGTTACTACCTGGGGCTAAGCAGCAGTGAAATATGAAGGCCAAAGCTGAATGATACGCGGCGCTTGCAGATTGTGCTTGTGGTCGAGTGTTAATATCAAGATCTTTGAAAAATCACAGCTATTGCGGCGCCAATGAAATAAACAAACACTTAAGCAGCACTAGTTGATGTGGACTGCTACGGCCTAGAGACTATAGGTGATGTAAGCGGTTTAATGCTCAAGATTCATCATGTGTCACTCTCTTGAAGTACTCATCAGGGCTTCCAATCCCTGATCAGAGCATTTTGATTAACTATATCATGGTTTAAGGAACTCCCAACGCTGCTGAGTTTCACGAGGGGCTGAGTCGACGCGGAAAAGGTACTAGTTACGAGTATCGGCCCCCCCTCCATGCTTACCTGTGAGTACCGTGCGTTTCTGGCCCGTGCACAGCTGTCCTGCCAGTAGGGCATTCTCGAGGCCGCAGGTTCGAATCTATCTTTCTTAGGTTTTTCCTCTAATTTTTCTATTCCAAAACGGCTCCGCCGAGGAGGGTTGGAATAGTCTATCCCACCCTGCTTCCTACGCTTCGCTCCGGGTCGGGATGGGCCAAGACTATCCCTTTGCTCTTTTTTGCTGCATTAGTCATCTGTCAGATCCACTAGCAGGACAGCTAAGCACAGGCCAGAAACGCACGGTACTCACAGGTAAGCATGGAGGGGCATTGTCAGCTTGTCTGATCACTCCATAGCGAGCGagccaacatagcgagcgagccactccttatcgctagaaaaaggCTATTTTCTAACTATTATCTAAAAAACGAATTCATAACTAAAAAGTGCGTCCATCGTATATTGAGTGCGATGTGTGTGTAACTATTCTCGTGTGCTTTGGCCGCACGCTGCCGCCCGGCTACTATGAGAGTAGGCCTTCGGCAGCCCCTTTTCTAGGCGCCTTAGGCCTCCACGAAGCCCACtgcccgggacgaagccCGCGGCCGGCGTGCCGGCCGATAAGTCCCATCTCCGAGGCCCTCCGTGGCGCCCTTTGTTATTTGTACCCTCGTTAGGGGTAATTTTAAGCTCCCTAACAGGTAGTATGGAGCCATGATTCACAGCCTTACTGACTCTCACTGGCTAGATTTGTGCTGGATGTGCACAAGAACTCCAAAGTACTCCTCGCTGAAGTAATCAAGGAAGCATGGCCACATCTACCCAGCAGGGGGTTTTACTTTTGCCTGCTACTACCAGAGTATAACTCCCCACCACCCTTGTCCTTACAGGTTGGAATTAGGGGGTGACGGAAAGGGGGTATGCAACGTTACACAGCGGCCATTACCTCAACTTACCCCCCCGCTGATCGGCCctttaccccccccccactgCTTAAGTACATCAAAGTCACAATCTAGTAATGACGTTGTTATGTGGCTAGGTTAGAGGCTAAGGGTTAGGGGAATCTATTTTTTAGCGGACGGTTAGCGTGCATGCGCTGTATTATAGGGCACTGCCCCATATTTTAGTTGCTGCTTGTACCT from the Colletotrichum higginsianum IMI 349063 chromosome 11, whole genome shotgun sequence genome contains:
- a CDS encoding Tata-box-binding protein, which gives rise to MSTVDVGPVVQNVVVTATTGCRLDLQLISTHARNAEYNPKRFAAVIMRIREPKTTALIFASGKMVVTGAKAQCDARTACRKFSRILQKLGFPTEIADVKIQNIVSSFDCKFPIRLEGIAVAKFGSVSYEPELFPGLVYRLQVPKVVVLMFASGKVVLTGAKSKEDISGAFDAIRPWLQSFRVIHDKPIGLQKGHGHGSQ